A part of Cannabis sativa cultivar Pink pepper isolate KNU-18-1 chromosome 6, ASM2916894v1, whole genome shotgun sequence genomic DNA contains:
- the LOC115725458 gene encoding squalene synthase 2 isoform X2 has product MKEVCIFYLVLRALDTVEDDTSIPNDVKVPILKEFHRRIYDPEWHFACGTKEYKVLMDQFHHVSTAFLELNEGYKEVIEDITKRMGEGMAKFICKEVETVDDYDEYCHYVAGLVGIGLSKLFHAAGLEDPADDYLSNSMGLFLQKINIIRDYLEDINEIPKSRMFWPRQIWSKYVNKLEDLKYEENSVKAVQCLNDMVTNAIIHAEDCLKYMAALRDPSIFRFCAIPQVMSIGTLSLCYNNIEVFRGVVKMRRGLTAKVIDRTNTMADVYGAFYDFSCIMKSKVDTNDPNAQKTLSRLDSIQKACKNSWTLTANRKSYILKNQSNYSAVIIMFIILLATILAYVNSNRSNN; this is encoded by the exons gtatgtatattttatttggTTCTCCGAGCCCTTGACACTGTTG AGGATGATACAAGCATACCAAATGATGTTAAAGTGCCTATCTTGAAGGAGTTTCATCGTCGCATATATGATCCCGAGTGGCATTTTGCTT GTGGTACAAAGGAGTACAAAGTTCTCATGGACCAGTTTCATCACGTTTCAACTGCATTTCTGGAACTAAATGAAGG TTATAAGGAGGTAATTGAAGATATTACGAAGAGAATGGGTGAAGGAATGGCAAAGTTTATCTGCAAGGAG GTAGAAACAGTTGATGACTATGATGAATATTGCCACTATGTAGCAGGACTTGTTGGTATAGGGCTCTCCAAGCTTTTCCATGCTGCTGGTTTGGAAGATCCAGCTGATGATTACCTTTCGAATTCAATGGGCTTATTTCTTCAG aaaataaatattattcgaGATTATCTGGAGGATATCAATGAGATACCAAAGTCACGCATGTTTTGGCCGCGCCAGATTTGGAGTAAATATGTTAACAAACTTGAG GACTTGAAATATGAGGAAAATTCAGTGAAAGCAGTGCAATGCTTAAATGACATGGTCACTAATGCTATAATACATGCAGAAGATTGCTTGAAATACATGGCTGCTTTACGGGACCCCTCTATATTTCGGTTTTGTGCTATCCCTCAG GTCATGTCGATTGGCACGCTATCTTTGTGCTACAACAACATCGAGGTCTTCAGAGGTGTAGTGAAGATGAGGCGCG GTCTTACGGCTAAAGTAATTGATAGAACGAATACAATGGCTGATGTCTACGGCGCTTTCTATGATTTCTCATGTATCATGAAGTCCAAG GTTGACACCAATGACCCAAATGCACAAAAGACATTGAGCAGACTAGACTCTATACAGAAAGCCTGCAAGAACTCTTGGACCCTTACCGCcaatag GAAATCTTATATACTCAAGAATCAGTCAAATTATTCAGCTGTG ATTATCATGTTCATCATTCTATTGGCTACCATTCTTGCTTATGTTAATTCCAACCGATCAAATAACTAG